A part of Rhipicephalus microplus isolate Deutch F79 chromosome 8, USDA_Rmic, whole genome shotgun sequence genomic DNA contains:
- the LOC142768840 gene encoding uncharacterized protein LOC142768840: MLQDTCHIVHDSLPGLLHTGSACQLSLLAKVDEAFFRAQVERPISWTIPLIQRRTSGDRGRCTRTNWCGETNKVRQNAMLLLLRFIPPLNIKVQGTSSHALAQLLPQQAFFLKKVKGD; encoded by the exons ATGTTGCAGGACACCTGCCACATTGTGCACGACTCCTTGCCAGGCTTGCTCCACACCGGATCAG CTTGTCAACTTTCGCTCCTGGCGAAAGTTGATGAGGCGTTCTTCCGGGCCCAGGTGGAGCGTCCTATCAGCTGGACGATACCTCTC ATCCAAAGGAGGACAAGTGGGGACCGAGGAAGATGCACAAGGACCAACTGGTGTGGCGAGACTAACAAGGTTCGTCAGAATGCTATGTTACTACTACTCCGTTTTATTCCACCATTGAATATTAAGGTGCAGGGCACTAGCAGCCATGCATTGGCACAATTGTTGCCACAGCAGGCCTTCTTCTTGAAGAAAGTGAAAGGGGACTGA
- the Taf7 gene encoding TATA-box binding protein associated factor 7, translating into MNAPPEIKKTKEEAPAELESQIILRLPGQAAAALRAAVRSGVMNLKDRLTIQLEPDNRHGTVRFDRWTLSARVVDLPSIIESHKTLDRKTFYKTADVAQLMICKEEDGTEEEEAKKAAAAEDEEALRRKERKDAKDKKYQYPHGITPSLKNVRKRRFRKVLKKKYVDFPEIEKEVKRLFRTDNEAVSIRYEVVNADDDKGGDGKGDGTEVANGGSGEPHVSGGFGSPSVSALLNSNSQSMDVGEHDLFGEALSSSDEDDVNIVDSGGEEDLLPRPPKQRHPLSSGKQDGGSSPDMVTDFRRGMLAATDKMASSASAAATAAATSSLVEEYVDDPDYGEDKEVIDFATKKQGDDDADEPEQDNSALLNRLSELEREIAQLQERRQAQELEIASIENQALKQRFQNIVNSLKIEESDKQREYDEIVSRLHQ; encoded by the exons ATGAATGCCCCTCCAGAAATCAAGAAGACCAAGGAAGAAGCCCCAGCTGAACTTGAAAGTCAGATCATCTTGCGACTTCCGGGACAGGCCGCCGCCGCGCTGCGGGCAGCCGTGCGCTCGGGCGTCATGAACCTCAAAGACAGGTTGACCATCCAGCTCGAACCGGACAATCGACACGGCACGGTCCGCTTCGACCGCTGGACCCTCTCCGCTCGCGTCGTCGACCTGCCGTCGATCATCGAGTCTCACAAGACGTTGGACCGCAAGACCTTCTACAAGACGGCCGACGTGGCGCAGCTGATGATCTGCAAAGAAGAGGACGgcaccgaggaagaagaggccAAGAAGGCGGCCGCTGCCGAGGACGAGGAAGCGTTGCGCCGCAAAGAACGCAAGGACGCCAAGGACAAGAAGTACCAGTACCCGCACGGCATCACGCCGTCCCTGAAGAATGTGCGCAAGCGTCGGTTCCGCAAGGTGCTGAAGAAGAAGTACGTCGACTTCCCGGAGATTGAGAAAGAA GTGAAGCGACTGTTCCGTACTGACAATGAGGCTGTTTCAATCCGCTATGAGGTGGTCAATGCCGACGACGACAAGGGCGGAGACGGCAAAGGTGACGGAACCGAGGTGGCCAACGGTGGCTCCGGCGAGCCCCACGTGAGCGGTGGCTTCGGCTCACCCTCTGTAAGCGCGCTGCTCAACAGCAACTCGCAGAGCATGGACGTCGGCGAGCACGACCTCTTTGGGGAAGCTTTGAGCAGCTCCGACGAGGACGACGTCAACATCGTTGACTCAGGCGGCGAGGAAGACCTCTTGCCACGGCCCCCGAAGCAGAGGCACCCATTGTCTTCAGGCAAACAGGATGGCGGCTCTTCGCCAGACATGGTGACGGACTTCCGACGAGGCATGCTGGCTGCCACTGACAAGATGGCGTCCAGTGCAAGCGCGGCAGCGACGGCAGCTGCAACCAGTTCTCTGGTTGAGGAGTACGTGGACGACCCAGACTACGGAGAGGACAAGGAAGTTATCGATTTTGCCACCAAGAAGCAAGGAGACGACGATGCCGATGAGCCGGAGCAGGATAACTCTGCGCTCCTGAACCGGTTGTCTGAGCTGGAACGAGAGATCGCTCAGCTGCAAGAGCGAAGGCAGGCACAGGAGCTGGAGATAGCATCCATAGAGAACCAGGCTCTCAAGCAGCGGTTCCAGAACATTGTCAACTCTCTGAAGATCGAAGAGAGCGATAAGCAGAGGGAATATGACGAAATTGTGTCTCGACTTCACCAGTGA